The Brassica napus cultivar Da-Ae unplaced genomic scaffold, Da-Ae ScsIHWf_2057;HRSCAF=2708, whole genome shotgun sequence genome window below encodes:
- the LOC111215564 gene encoding casparian strip membrane protein 1-like isoform X1 — MAKESTTIEVGEPSTVTKSTSHVVVDEKKKKGFVAATAGGGYKRGLAIFDFLLRLAAIVTTITASSVMYTAEETLPFFTQFLQFQAGYDDFATFQFFVIAIAMVASYLVLSLPFSIVTIIRPLAAAPRLILLISDTVASLTKLFQILLQNYRFHRNSSSSYVMVKVVVTLATSAAAAAAAIVYLAHNGNPNTNWLPICQQFGDFCQAVSSAVVASSIAVVFFIILIVISAIALKKH; from the exons ATGGCGAAGGAGTCTACCACCATTGAGGTCGGCGAGCCCAGCACCGTGACCAAAAGTACAAGCCATGTCGTCGTggacgagaagaagaagaagggcttTGTGGCAGCCACCGCGGGAGGCGGTTACAAGAGAGGTTTGGCCATATTCGATTTCCTCCTACGTTTGGCGGCCATAGTAACAACGATCACGGCTTCTTCCGTCATGTACACCGCTGAGGAGACTCTTCCCTTCTTTACTCAGTTCTTACAGTTCCAAGCCGGCTACGATGACTTTGCCACATTTCA GTTTTTTGTGATAGCCATAGCCATGGTCGCCAGCTATCTCGTCCTTTCACTTCCTTTCTCCATTGTAACTATTATCCGTCCACTTGCAGCCGCACCCCGGTTGATCCTCCTCATCTCCGATACGGTAGCTTCACTAACAAAACTATTCcaaattttattacaaaattatagATTTCATAGAAACTCATCCTCTTCTTATGTTATGGTGAAGGTGGTCGTGACGCTTGCCACATCAGCGGCGGCTGCGGCAGCTGCAATTGTCTACCTTGCACATAACGGCAACCCAAACACCAATTGGCTCCCCATTTGTCAGCAGTTTGGAGACTTCTGCCAAGCCGTGAGCAGCGCAGTTGTAGCCTCTTCTATCGCAGttgtcttcttcatcattctcaTAGTCATCTCAGCCATTGCCCTAAAAAAGCATTAA
- the LOC111215564 gene encoding casparian strip membrane protein 1-like isoform X2 encodes MAKESTTIEVGEPSTVTKSTSHVVVDEKKKKGFVAATAGGGYKRGLAIFDFLLRLAAIVTTITASSVMYTAEETLPFFTQFLQFQAGYDDFATFQFFVIAIAMVASYLVLSLPFSIVTIIRPLAAAPRLILLISDTVVVTLATSAAAAAAAIVYLAHNGNPNTNWLPICQQFGDFCQAVSSAVVASSIAVVFFIILIVISAIALKKH; translated from the exons ATGGCGAAGGAGTCTACCACCATTGAGGTCGGCGAGCCCAGCACCGTGACCAAAAGTACAAGCCATGTCGTCGTggacgagaagaagaagaagggcttTGTGGCAGCCACCGCGGGAGGCGGTTACAAGAGAGGTTTGGCCATATTCGATTTCCTCCTACGTTTGGCGGCCATAGTAACAACGATCACGGCTTCTTCCGTCATGTACACCGCTGAGGAGACTCTTCCCTTCTTTACTCAGTTCTTACAGTTCCAAGCCGGCTACGATGACTTTGCCACATTTCA GTTTTTTGTGATAGCCATAGCCATGGTCGCCAGCTATCTCGTCCTTTCACTTCCTTTCTCCATTGTAACTATTATCCGTCCACTTGCAGCCGCACCCCGGTTGATCCTCCTCATCTCCGATACG GTGGTCGTGACGCTTGCCACATCAGCGGCGGCTGCGGCAGCTGCAATTGTCTACCTTGCACATAACGGCAACCCAAACACCAATTGGCTCCCCATTTGTCAGCAGTTTGGAGACTTCTGCCAAGCCGTGAGCAGCGCAGTTGTAGCCTCTTCTATCGCAGttgtcttcttcatcattctcaTAGTCATCTCAGCCATTGCCCTAAAAAAGCATTAA
- the LOC125599902 gene encoding probable F-box protein At2g36090: MADSSSSTVTDLISTVHQDIIEAHILTRLDGPTLASLSCASTLLHKLASNELLWSKICRSTWPSTATISDEPRSFFSDVYSVLDTGGSVSDLDRPFPELISAVDLHYRGKLILSRVVKTETTTAWFLSSPLRIDLVDAKDTVETPIKRGRWTEDTCRDLEQDLTLSWIVIDPVGKRAANLSSHRPVSVQRNWLSGEVEAKFATVVGSVECVITVVTCGEEEMHVKEVSLKVEEMEGTSLNGKDSLVILRSVMEGKRGNGRRREAESKWRHEEFMEKKRELKEKKMRVEWVFDILTVVVGVLGFGTLVGFCLWSR, encoded by the coding sequence ATGGCGGACTCTTCCTCCTCCACCGTAACGGATTTAATCTCCACTGTCCATCAAGACATCATAGAGGCTCACATCCTCACGCGCCTCGACGGTCCAACCCTAGCCTCCCTCTCCTGCGCCTCCACACTCCTTCACAAGCTCGCGTCCAATGAACTCCTCTGGTCCAAAATCTGCCGGTCCACGTGGCCTTCCACCGCCACCATCTCCGATGAGCCCCGTTCTTTTTTCTCCGACGTGTATTCGGTTCTTGACACTGGTGGTTCAGTTTCTGATCTCGACCGTCCCTTTCCAGAGCTGATCTCCGCCGTGGATCTGCACTACAGAGGGAAGTTGATTCTCAGTAGAGTCGTGAAGACGGAGACGACTACGGCGTGGTTCCTTAGCTCGCCCTTGAGGATTGATCTTGTTGATGCGAAGGACACTGTGGAGACGCCGATCAAGCGAGGACGGTGGACGGAGGACACGTGTCGTGATCTAGAGCAGGATTTGACTTTGAGCTGGATCGTGATCGATCCGGTCGGAAAGCGTGCGGCGAATCTGTCGAGTCACCGACCGGTGTCCGTGCAGAGGAACTGGCTAAGCGGTGAAGTGGAGGCGAAATTCGCGACGGTGGTGGGATCGGTGGAGTGTGTGATCACGGTGGTCACGTGCGGAGAGGAGGAGATGCACGTGAAGGAGGTGAGCCTTAAGGTGGAGGAGATGGAGGGAACGAGTTTGAACGGGAAGGACAGTTTGGTCATTTTGAGGAGTGTAATGGAGGGTAAGAGGGGCAATGGAAGAAGGAGAGAAGCGGAATCGAAGTGGAGACACGAAGAGtttatggagaagaagagagagttgaaagagaagaagatgagggtAGAATGggtatttgatattttaactGTCGTTGTTGGGGTTCTAGGGTTTGGAACACTTGTTGGGTTTTGTCTTTGGTCTCGTTAA